The following is a genomic window from Armatimonadota bacterium.
GCTGCTGCGTCGTTCAGGCTTTGGCCGACTACGGACAGCGCGCTGAGCAGCGGGGCCGCTGAGGTGACGAGACTGTTCTGGAGCGCCATGCTGCCCGGCGGCTGCGACGCCTGCCAGTATCCGAGCAGCGCCGATGCTGCCAGATATGCGGCCAGGCGCACCAGGTCGCCGCGGCGCGGCCGCAGCGTATGCGAGTCGTACCGGGCCGGTGCCCGGCCCAGGCTGGTCCGTGTGGTGCTCATGCTTCAACCAGGTGCGCGGCTCTTCGACCGAGCCCCGGGACGCTCATCAGGTGGGCACGGAAACCGCGCGAGCATTGGGCATGTGGATGCCTGCGAGCCCTCCTCGTGAAGGCGCGCGCATTGCATCAAGCCGCCAGTCGCTTTCCGCCGCGCGCCGTTCCCGTGGCCTACGACGGGCCGGAGCCGTCAAGCGCCTGCCGCATCACGTCCAGGTTCTCCAGCACCAGCCCGGTGCCCATGACGACGCACGTCAGCGGGTCGTCAACCAGGTGCACCGGCATGCCGGTCTCGTGGGCGATCAGCCGGTCGAGCCCGCGGAGGAGCGCGCCGCCGCCAGTGAGCACGATGCCCCGCTCCATGATGTCCGCCGAAAGCTCCGGGGGTGTCTGCTCCAGGGTTAACCGCACCGCCTCGGCAATGCCCGCGACGGGCTCCTGGATCGCCTCTCGAATCTCGCCGGAGCCGACGGTGATGGATTTCGGCAGCCCCGTCATGAGGTCGCGCCCGCGCACCTCGCACGTGCGCTCCTCCGCGTCGGGCCAGGCGCAGCCGATCAGGATCTTGACCTGTTCCGCCGTTCGCTCCCCGACGAGCAGATTGTGCGCGCGCCGCATGTAGGCGATGATCGCTTCGTCGACCTCGTCGCCCGCGGTGCGGATGGAGCGCGAGGTGACCATGCTGCCGAGCGAGATCACCGCCACTTCGGCGGTGCCGCCGCCGATATCCACGATCATCGAGCCGGTCGGCTCGCCGACCGGCAGCCCGGCGCCGATGGCGGCGGCCATCGGCTCGCTCATCAGCAATGCTTCCCTCGCGCCGGCGCGCAGCGTCGCGTCCTTGACCGCGCGGCGCTCGACCTCCGTGACGCCGGACGGAATCCCGATCAGCACGCTCGGATGCACCAGCGCACGGCGCCGATGCACCTTCGTGATGAAGTACTTGAGCATGTGCTCGGTGATGTCGAAGTCGGCGATCACGCCGTCCTTGAGCGGGCGGATGGCGACGATGTTCTCCGGCGTGCGACCGAGCATGCGCTTGGCCTCTTCGCCGATGGCGAGGATGCGCCGGCTGTTTTGCTCCACCGCGACAACGGACGGTTCGCGGAGCAGGATGCCTTTGCCCCGGACATGGATGAGCGTGTTGGCGGTGCCGAGATCCACCCCCATGTCCCGCGCCCAGCGTACGAACAGCCCTCGCCACGCACGCGCCAAGCTCATGGCTCAGCCTCCGCCGCGCGCCCGTTCGCAGCGCGCGACGCCTCCCATACCGAGATTCCGAAATCCCGCAGCATCTCCACCAGCCGCGCCACGGGCAGCCCGACGACGTTGGAGTAGCAGCCCTCGATTCGCTCGACCAGCACCGCCCCGCGCCCCTGTATCCCGTACGCGCCGGCCTTGTCCATCGGCTCGCCGGTGGCCACGTAGCCCTCGATGTCATCCCGGCTCAGCCGGCGGAAGGTGACGCGCGTCGCCTCGTGCGCGGTGCGCCGCCGCCGCACCGACCCATCCTCAACCTGCACGAGCGCCAGGCCTGTGTACACGTCGTGGGTGACGCCCGACAGGCTCGCCAGCATCTCCCGCGCCTCCGCCGCCGAGGTGGGCTTCCCCAGCACGCGGCCGCCAACGACCACGACCGTGTCGGCGCCGAGCACGAGTCCGTCCCGGACCCGTGCCGCAACGTCCTCGGCCTTGGCCAAAGCCGCCTGCTCGACGAACGAAGCTGGATCCCCAGGTCTCTGCGCCTTTTCCTCACTCACGCCGCTGGGCTCGACCCTGAAGGGCAGCCCGATCTGCTTGAGGAGGGCCTCCCGGCGCGGAGACGCCGACGCCAAGATGATTGGCACGTTGGTGGATGGGTTCGCCATGAAGTAGGGCTATCCTCTTCACGGGTCGGCCATGGTGTAGCGGCGGTAAGACGAGACAACAGCCCGCTCGAAAGGCGCGGCCCAGGACTCAGTTCAGCAGGAATCGGGGGGGCTGGAATCAGCTTCGAGGCGCGAGGATGCCGGCGATGAACAGGATGATGGCAAGTCCCGTCGCCGCCAGCACGGGGATGCCGACCCACAGCTTGGCCGCCGCCGGCCCGACCGGGGACAGCAGGAAGAGCGAATCCGCCACCACCAGCGCCGCCAGGATCACCGAGAGCGCGATGCGGCTGGACAGCGCCGCCTGGTGAGCCAGCACGCGCTCGCTCTCCTCGTCGCTGATGCGCACGCGGAGCGTTCCGCGGCGCAGTTCGCTCAGCACCTGATTGATGCGTTCCGGCAGCGCGCCCAGGTTGCGCGCCATGTCGCGGCCGAAGTCGGCCAGTTCGTCAGCGATGTAGCGCGCGCTCGTGCGCTCGCGCCGCAGTTGCTCGGCGATCGGTGCGGCCGCGTCATCGAAATCGAAGTCCGGATCCAGCTCGTGGCAGATCCCCTCGGTTATCACGAGCGCCTTGCCGAGGTGCGAGAACTCCCACGGGACCGGCGTGCGATGGGTGGACATGAGTTGGACGACGCGAATCAACAGCTCGCCCAGGGGGAACTCGCGGCGCGGCAGGAAGTAGTACCTCGTGAACAGGCGCCGCAGGTCGTGGCGCAGTCCGCTGACATCCTGATGTTCCCCCATCATCCCCATTTCCGCGATCTCGTCCAACGCCGCCTCGGTATCCTGCCTCGCGAGCGCGAGTATCAGGGCGATCAGTGATCTGCGGAAACGCTGGTCGAGACGCCCCATCGTGCCGAAATCCAGCAGCACGAGCGTGCCGTCCTCGCGCACCCACACGTTGCCCTGATGCGGATCGCCGTGGAAGAACCCGTCGACGAACACTTGCTGGAGCATGCACTGGGCGAAGCGGCGCGCCAGATCGGGCAGGTCTATGCCGAGTTCGCCCAGCTCGTCCACCCGGTCAATACGCAGGCCGTTCACGCGTTCCATCGCGAGCACGCGCTCCGTGGTCAGCTCCCACACGACTGCCGGCACCTGCACCCACTCGATGGCCGACAAGTTCTCCCGCAGCCTTTCCGCGTTGTAGGCCTCAATGCGATAACGCAGCTCGTCGCGCATGATGGTCGTGAACTCCGCCGCCAGGGCCGGCAAATCGAAGCGGCGCAGCGCGCGCGACCGCACGTGCAGGAAGTTCGCGGCATCCCACATGATCGCGAGGTCGGTCTCGACCAACCTCGCAATGTCGGGGCGCTGCACCTTCACGACTACGGCCCTGCCATCCCTCGTCGTCGCCCCGTGCACCTGGCCGATAGATGCGGAAGACAGCGGCTCGGGCTCGATTGACCCGAACAGCTCGTCCGGCGGTCGCCCGAGTTCGGCGCACACTTCGGACTCAATCTGACGGTACGGAACCGGCGGCGCGGCGTCCTGGAGCTTGCGTAGCTCAGTGAGGTACTGTGGCGGGAGCAGATCGTGGCGGCTGCTCAAAACCTGCCCCAGCTTGGTGAACGTTGGGCCGAGTTCGCCGAGGGCCATGCGCAGGCGCTCGGCGGGCGACAGAGGATGATCGCGCCCGAGCAGGCGCGTCCGCCACCGACTGACCGGGATGAGCCGGTCGAGCCCGAGCTGGATCGCAACGTACCCGAATCCGTACTTCACGAGGACCCGGGAGATCTCGCGAAGACGGCGCAGGTTGCGTAAGCCTTGGTAGAGACGCATTGATTCACCAGGCGGGCCGGGCGCGGCCGCGCTCCGAGGCCCGACGGATTCACGCCCTCATGCCTCTAGCGCGAGGCTGCGGTCACGCGCTCCGCTCGTGGGGCGGATTACTCCCCGTCGCCCCGGCGTCGAGACGATCGAGGCGCTGCTGCAGCTCTGCGATGTGAGCCCGCGCTTCCCGCAGCTCCGAGCCGCGCGCGAGGTCGGCCTTCTCGATGGCGCGCTCCACCGTTTCCTTGACCAGCGTCTCGAGCCGCTCTTTCTGCTCCTTGCCGCGCTCCATGATGCGGTTCAACAACTGGCGGCCCTCGTCTTTGGTCACCTCGCCTTTGGCGACGAGTTCGTCTATCGCCTTTTGCGCCGCATCCTTGGTCAGCAGGAGCGCCCCCAGGCCCAGGTCAACGGTCCTCGCGAACAGATCGCGCCACGAGAGATGCTCGGCTTCAGACCTCATATCGTTCTCTCCT
Proteins encoded in this region:
- a CDS encoding rod shape-determining protein is translated as MARAWRGLFVRWARDMGVDLGTANTLIHVRGKGILLREPSVVAVEQNSRRILAIGEEAKRMLGRTPENIVAIRPLKDGVIADFDITEHMLKYFITKVHRRRALVHPSVLIGIPSGVTEVERRAVKDATLRAGAREALLMSEPMAAAIGAGLPVGEPTGSMIVDIGGGTAEVAVISLGSMVTSRSIRTAGDEVDEAIIAYMRRAHNLLVGERTAEQVKILIGCAWPDAEERTCEVRGRDLMTGLPKSITVGSGEIREAIQEPVAGIAEAVRLTLEQTPPELSADIMERGIVLTGGGALLRGLDRLIAHETGMPVHLVDDPLTCVVMGTGLVLENLDVMRQALDGSGPS
- the maf gene encoding septum formation inhibitor Maf; this translates as MANPSTNVPIILASASPRREALLKQIGLPFRVEPSGVSEEKAQRPGDPASFVEQAALAKAEDVAARVRDGLVLGADTVVVVGGRVLGKPTSAAEAREMLASLSGVTHDVYTGLALVQVEDGSVRRRRTAHEATRVTFRRLSRDDIEGYVATGEPMDKAGAYGIQGRGAVLVERIEGCYSNVVGLPVARLVEMLRDFGISVWEASRAANGRAAEAEP
- a CDS encoding AarF/ABC1/UbiB kinase family protein; protein product: MRLYQGLRNLRRLREISRVLVKYGFGYVAIQLGLDRLIPVSRWRTRLLGRDHPLSPAERLRMALGELGPTFTKLGQVLSSRHDLLPPQYLTELRKLQDAAPPVPYRQIESEVCAELGRPPDELFGSIEPEPLSSASIGQVHGATTRDGRAVVVKVQRPDIARLVETDLAIMWDAANFLHVRSRALRRFDLPALAAEFTTIMRDELRYRIEAYNAERLRENLSAIEWVQVPAVVWELTTERVLAMERVNGLRIDRVDELGELGIDLPDLARRFAQCMLQQVFVDGFFHGDPHQGNVWVREDGTLVLLDFGTMGRLDQRFRRSLIALILALARQDTEAALDEIAEMGMMGEHQDVSGLRHDLRRLFTRYYFLPRREFPLGELLIRVVQLMSTHRTPVPWEFSHLGKALVITEGICHELDPDFDFDDAAAPIAEQLRRERTSARYIADELADFGRDMARNLGALPERINQVLSELRRGTLRVRISDEESERVLAHQAALSSRIALSVILAALVVADSLFLLSPVGPAAAKLWVGIPVLAATGLAIILFIAGILAPRS